Proteins encoded within one genomic window of Thermocladium sp. ECH_B:
- a CDS encoding 3-deoxy-7-phosphoheptulonate synthase, whose amino-acid sequence MIIIPRNGVEPVLNRLERSGLEYRALRLYGVDLVVAWPDEDPARLGLSGEGDVIMTGAHYQLSSSKWRKSSTVRIGGVIIGGGELAVAAGPCAVEDEDQLKSTAVAVKEAGAQLLRGGAFKPRTSPYSFQGLGLRGLELLRRIGDETGLPVISEITDPRYIEAASRYVDAFQVGARNAQNFELLKALGETDKPIILKRGFGETIEEWLSAADYILLGGNENVVLCERGIRTFDHTLRFTLDVGAIAAVKKLSHLPVCIDPSHPAGKREYVEPLALAGVAAGADMLLVEVHINPAKALSDAEQQLTPASFGELMRRVRAVSQAIRS is encoded by the coding sequence ATGATAATAATTCCAAGAAATGGAGTGGAGCCTGTGCTGAATAGGCTTGAGCGGAGCGGGTTGGAGTATAGGGCGCTTAGGCTGTATGGGGTTGATCTAGTGGTGGCGTGGCCGGACGAGGATCCCGCGAGGCTTGGGTTAAGCGGTGAGGGGGACGTAATAATGACCGGCGCTCATTACCAATTAAGTAGCTCCAAGTGGCGTAAATCAAGCACTGTTAGGATTGGAGGAGTCATTATTGGGGGCGGGGAGCTCGCCGTCGCCGCGGGTCCCTGCGCCGTGGAGGATGAGGATCAACTCAAGTCCACCGCCGTGGCAGTTAAGGAGGCGGGCGCCCAATTACTGAGGGGCGGCGCATTTAAGCCTAGGACCAGTCCGTACTCCTTCCAGGGCCTTGGGTTAAGGGGCCTCGAGCTGCTTAGGAGAATTGGCGACGAGACTGGGCTACCCGTGATAAGCGAGATCACCGATCCACGCTACATTGAGGCAGCGTCCAGGTACGTGGATGCGTTTCAAGTCGGGGCTAGGAATGCCCAGAACTTCGAGTTATTGAAGGCCCTTGGAGAGACGGATAAGCCCATCATATTGAAGAGGGGCTTTGGGGAGACCATTGAGGAGTGGCTCTCAGCGGCTGATTACATATTGTTGGGAGGCAATGAGAACGTGGTGCTATGCGAGAGGGGAATAAGGACTTTCGACCACACCCTGCGCTTCACGTTGGATGTGGGCGCTATTGCCGCCGTCAAGAAATTATCCCACCTACCCGTCTGCATTGATCCAAGCCACCCCGCCGGTAAGCGAGAGTACGTGGAGCCGCTTGCATTAGCCGGGGTAGCGGCGGGGGCCGACATGCTTCTAGTAGAGGTTCACATTAATCCAGCCAAGGCCTTATCGGACGCCGAGCAGCAATTAACGCCGGCCTCATTCGGTGAATTAATGAGGAGGGTGAGGGCAGTATCTCAAGCGATTCGATCATAG